In the Populus trichocarpa isolate Nisqually-1 chromosome 8, P.trichocarpa_v4.1, whole genome shotgun sequence genome, AGTTAGAGAGTGTTTGGAATTGCAGATggatcatgtttttaaaaaaaattatattttcttagctttaaattattattattttgtatttttatagattGTTTTAACgttctaatatcaaaaataaattttaaaaaataaaaaatatattattttaatatatttctaaaaaaaatacattttaaaaaatagtttttaccacactttcaaataacCAATTAACCAATCAATGGGAGGACTGTCAAGTATTTTTAGGTCAATTGCTTCTCCCTTACCGTTCTCGGATTCTGGGATTTATCATACCTTCTACCCTGCAAGTGTTCATTCAAGATCGAACAGGAGAAAGACTGCAAGGACATTTTTTCCCACCCACCCTATATCTGTAATTACATGGAACCATGGAATTATGACCACAACGATATTGACAGCCTACCTTCAAATTACAAGCAGGAGCAGTCGGTTTACCACCAGAATCTTTTGATTGGCAACTTCTAAACATAAACTACAAAATTATGAATGGTAGACATGAGTTGTTCGCAGCAAAATTCTAAAAGGAGAGATACATGAATGCAGAAGAGGTAGTCAATCTCATGAGTAAAGCAACACATACATGTTTGGGCTCAATTTTTTATCAACATCAGTGTAAAGGGAAGGCTGAATAAACTAACGGAAGAAAGTGAGTGCATGTATACACACAACACAACAAACAACACTTTTGGTAAATATCATGGTCTTTAATCTGATTGCAACTAAATTTGGCTATGATATATGGGTTTCGAGTGGTAACATAAGAGACCATATAATGACAAGCTAACTTCAGTTGATTAAGCAGCACGTGCCCATCATTTTTTGATTGTCACATAGTTACATGATCAAAACATAGGAAATGTGAACAATGATCAGATAGAAAGATGCATGTGCTGTTCAGATGAAATAATCGATGCTATAACATTTCAGAGTTTGCTCTCAAGTTATGATTCTATCTTCGTCAGAATTTACATGAAGATCACACAATTACAAGGGGAAAGGGGTTCTTCTTGAACTTGACTTATCTCTTCACGGATGAGAAGTATCTCACCAGGACACAGATAATTGAGATACAGAAGTGAGAATCTGTATCCTGTAATGCAACATGGTCTCGATCATCAAACTTCAAAAAGAATTCAAGAggctaaaataaaatagaaaaagatccCCCAATAAACAGAATCAGATGTCATTGTCAAATCATCAATCTTAGTACATTAAACAAGTTATAGACCAAGAGCTCAAGATCGAAGGAGAAGTGTAGAGAATTAGCAGaggttgttttctttaaaattcgACAAAAGTAGTCCCCAAAATAAACCCTTAAGAGTACTTAAACATGCAAATTTATCAGAAacaaccaacaacaacaatagaCCTTTGCCACTTTTATTACAGAATCTATTAACTGATCACTTTTTACCATATGTACAGAAGAACCTACAGCATGACCTAGAGCCAAGACACATCACCATTATGAAAAGGAAATAGTAGATTCTACCGTTCTTAAGGTGGAAAAATTGGGTAACAATAACTTACATGAGTTGTAGCAGCATAgctatttttaaagaaaaaccacCACAGCACTGCTGAGCTGAAAAAGATATTCCGATTGAAATTCCCATTTTGAGAATCTCCTCGTAGAAACACAGTATAATTTTTCCATCTGATACCAGATCCAAACTTTTTCATTGAGATCTTGCACAACACATGATGTGCAGTTTTTGAGAAGAAATCCTTTCAGAACAATGTTATAACATCTTAATCAATGGACTCTGTAAGAGTGGAATATCAGGAGTCAATGTTTTGCTTCATGGATCCTTCTACTCTTACAATGGCCATTGATCAGGATGTTATGACTATGAAAGTCAGAAGCGTAACCCTGGCTGACCATtgtattttaactaaattttaacCTCATCCACTTGCCTTTGCAAAACAATATCCTTCCACCTGTCTTTGCAAATAATATCCATCCAAGcattataattgtaaatatcCAACATTTATTATGGCACCAGCATTTAGATTTCATACAAAGCAGTTAAATGCCAAGTTTGAAcaccaaaacagaaaaaagcaaaatcaaGTTTCAGAGGCAGTTAATAGAgatgtttaaaatataaacatcaTATGCCATTCCTCACAATAAATCTAATGCTAGGCGCAGGAGCATTGCAAGTTAGGGTATGAGAATTTGGAACTGGAAGATTgaacagtaaaaataaaaacaggaaagtTAGCAATACCCGATTGTTGTTAAAGGTAAAAAGCGGCCGCAGAAGCCCTAAAAGGGCTTTTAGCCAGATCATCTCATCTACAAAGGTCTCTCTCATTGTTTCTCTCCAGATCATTGCAATCGCTCCATCTTGGGTATATCGTTTTTAAACAGGAAAAAGATGCCCTCTCCATGGGCCCATGAGTTCATGACGAATCAAAACCCTAGAAGGCCCAAAAATTCTCTCAACTCTCAAGTTCACCAGCGTCCCAgatcaaacatgtttttgttttacataTCAGTACCAGAGCTATATGTTATTTCACGTGGGTCCCAGAATCTAAAACTGGACAATTACCTTCTCTGCTAAAAGATCTGGGGTTTGTCATGGTGCTTCACTACCTCCCAGATCAAACAGGtgtcttttattttaatccccAAGATGAAACAGGTGATCTTTTGTTTTAATCCCCCAGATCAGGCAATAAACCCGACAATATATCAAACTCAAACTCAAAACTACTTATTAATAAAagcatgaaaacaaattaaaacttaattaaccaaatcaccaaataagaaaaacccaaaaatcaaactaaactaaaatccCCAGATATAGAAAGTGTCTTTTGTTTTAATCCCCAGATCAAGCAATAATCCCAACAATTTATCAAACTCAAAATCAAGACTACTTACTAATAAAAGcatgaaacaaattaaaacctaattaatCAAAGAGCCAAACAAGGAAAAACCGTGAATCAAATTAGattgaaagaaaatgcaaaataaataaataaatattacctCATACCCATATCCTATTATCTCATATACCCAAGAATTCCCATAGATTCAATCATTCGACAGACACCATTGACAAATTTCAAAGAGTCCAAGAGACTGACACTATCAAAACACACACCCAGcaaataagcttaaaaaaaatcataatcacaCGGCTAATAAAAAAGTGGGTGTTATTGCAAATCCATTAGAGAGCTTAGATCTTCtccaaacttcaaaaaaaaaaaaaggagagatagAAGATAGAAGATTTCGATCTACTGGGTCTCTCtctcaaaaactaaaagaaaaaaagaaaagaatgagttTTATATGTAGTAAGACAGGGAaagattgtgtttttatttgtgctAGAGAGggaaatataaagagagaagggGATTGCGTTATCTTCACTTCTCTCTCTCCCGctaaactcttattatttttttcaaaaaaaggcTGATGATGTGTCATTCCCGCCTTGAAAAACAAAGTCTGATTTCAAGCACAAATTAGGCGCCCAGCCTTCTTCTGCTTACGATAAgtatatttagatttaaaaaaacaaatattaaaaaaatattattcttattttttaaaaattatttttaacatttgtgtattaaaatattttaaaatatcaaaaaaattattaactttaaaaagataaaatatttttaaaatataaaaacaaatagcaacgACAAACAAAGTGAAACCTAGCAAGATACGGCTCCGAGAACGAGACACCTGGACATAAAGCCGGCAAGAGTGAGACCTCGTATATATTTCCCTCCTGGACTCCGATCTAATActctttacttgttttttatttcaaaacaaaaaagttgtctattattttaaatatttgtttactGGTGCACAGTGATAGACCAGTCcattttcggttttttttaatgttccaatccacaacaaaaagaaacctaagttttttttttgttagtaacaatagtaaaatagttattttactattttaatttataatgttctattttaaaaataacttgtaacttaaatcaaaagtttgttATGAAActgagttaaattttttatttaaatgtataTTCATGactctttttataaattagaagtaaaaaaaaaaaaaacttaaatcaatttGCAAGATTCATAGTAAACTGAAACTGACTTGAAGATTTTGTCTAATGTAGATAAAAATATGCATGGATAACAACAGTTAATTATGAACCCTACTTCCAAGGGACAGCATCAACGGTCCTCTCCAATTCTCATCCCTGTCATTGTAAACAGGCAGGATTTCGACCATGTCCAGAACAACCTCAACCAGACTGTCTTCCTGAAACAATGAAAGTTTAATCATGGTGCCTACTGCCTACTATGCAAACGGAAAGTCATTTAGCTAAACCAACACATCCTGCATTGTCCCAATTGACAATTGACCAACTGCATTGTCCCAAAGTAGCGGAGGGGGACAGTCTCAAGTCTCAATAAATAAAGTTATGAAACCGCTGGGAATAACTTCATGCCAGTTCCTGTGAGACAAGCTCAAGATTATCGCCTGTATGAACAGGGATATTATTTTGACGATCAAATGCAATCGAGAAATGGACACGATAAGGAATGAATTAAAGGAAAGATGAATGCGTGAAATCATCAttcattttttcaaatttttttcaccaaattattatttttatatataaatctgATGTGGAATTCACTGACAAAATTCTCGCAGGAACCTCGTATACACGATAACATGCATCATGCAAACAAAAGTGAATCCTACCATATAAATCGAAGCAAACATCAAGTGCAAGAACGTATTCACTGTAGAATGAATAGTGTCCAGTTTTAAAAGAAGGTtctgttttagtgtttttttttaaaaaaaactgtaattGTAATGTAATGAGCATATTTTTAACTGATTTTCCTGACCAAATAACAGGATTAATGGTCATATAAACTCCATTCCTTCCCTGTGCACGCCTCGTAACCAACACCGGCAATTTTCCCCAACGCAAAAACTTCACCAAAAATATGCATGTCTACTCGGCATTTGACATGGAGCTGGGCAGGGGTTAGAATCCAAGAGGCGTATTTCAAGCCTGTAGGAAAATAATGTATGCTGCTGCTGCAACGAATAACGTGGGTAATGAAGTTTCATTTGCTGGATACTCAAGTCAAGTCACATCGACTAAGAAATTCAATTATGCAAGGATAAACTTGCTCCACCGCCTGTGAGGAGAAAAAGGGCACATTACAACACAGTACTGAAGATAAATTACCAAACAAGATTTTAACCATTACTGCATTTATGAACCGCTTACCTTTCTCCCCCCCACTAAATCATAATGCGCATAATGAGGACCTCCAGGTTCTCCAAACACTTTGTAGGAGGCCAAATGCTCGGGGAAGAGTCTAACAGTTTCTGATGCATTCAAATCATCATGAGAAAGAAGCAAAAGATTGGCATCTACTGAAGACGGATACACAAATTATCGTGGTTTACACACCTTCAACAGCTTCAGGTGGGCATATCAGATCTTGGTCCCCTGCTATGGCTAATACAGGTACATTGCTCTTATGTAGATGCTCCTTGTAGAAAAATTTACCGCTCCTGTCACACAACCCACGATTCTGAAAAGCTGTAGTGAGCTGTAATAAAAGTTTTGCAGGTATGGTACCTGCCAGAAATAATCAAAACATTTGTTAACAAAAGAGgacaataaagatgatgaaaagGGGGAAACGAGTTAAGAACAGAGTAAGGACTTAAGATGCTCAAACAAGAGTTCCAATTTAGCAATGGAGAGTCCTCCATCCCATCCTCAAGTGTGTAGCGGAGGGGGACATTCTCAACAAATAAAGTTATGAAACCACTGGGAATAACTTCATGCCAGTTCTTGTGAGACAAGCTCAAGATTATCTCCTGAATGAACAGGGATATTATTTTGACAATCAAATGCAATCAAGAAAGGGACAAGAGAGAGAATGAATTAAAGGAAAGATGAATGCGTTAAATCAACAATCATTCATTGTTgaaatttctcttcaataacACTCCCTTAAATCTGTTAATACCAGTTTTTCCCTTTCTCACCCTTCTTGGTCAAGCATAGGCACCAGGTCAACAGCAATAAATTGATacttttttccttgaaattatCTTAACGCAGGTAAATGATAATCTTGAACAGCATCGCACTCTTCCAGGGCCATGTCTGcatgtttttgtgtgtgttttaaaTACAGTAAATGAGGTTTTCCTCATAAGAACAATACTGTTAACTTTCCTCCTTCCTTAAAATCCTGCCTCGGATACTGTTAACTTTCCTCCTTCCTTAAAATCCTGCCTCGGTCTCATTTACTTACTTGAACAGATGTTTTCACAGATGAACAAATCACTCCTGCTAACTCTCTCATTTCCCATAGTTTTACACTCATCAGTCACCATCGACACCATAACCTTTTCCGTTTATCCAGGCTTGAGATCAGTTGTGCAATTATGGGACATTTCAACATGGCATAGAGTCGGGATTGCATCTATGTCCTGTATGTGtaacatataaatttaattttctcggGTCCACATTCCCGATACACTTTTGCACTGTCATTATCATCAATGTACAGTGTCAACGGaaatatttcttgatttctaaCAATTCCATGCTAATTCAGTAGTTGCTGTTCTGTCTGTCCCCCGTCTATTACAATAGAGAGGGCATGTCATCACCTCATATGACAGAAAGAAGCGGCATAAATcccaattgattaaaaaatcttaacagATCAAATACAGGTTGCTcctaaattgaacaaataaaaaggtaACATTTCTGCTCAATAGGAAAACTATACTCACAAAAGTTGTTCAAGACAAGCTTTTCCAACAACTCTGGATGCATCATGTCCCGTGCCGATATGAAATCATTAAGCCAAGACAAGACATAAGGAGGGCGAGTTGAGAGAGGATATGCTGCTGACAGCATTGCTCCCAAAGGAACAACAGGTACATTAAGAGCCTGAGCAGGGTCTGCCTATATGACAATAGTCCCATTATTAGTATCTCAAACAAAGCTATTCCTCACAAAATTAACGAGTAGGCATCTGATCCAGACAAATAAAGAGATGATGTGCAGAATTTTGTTGTCAACTTACAAGGGGCAAAAGCAATTTGAGTCTTGAATTTGAAGGTGTGTAGTCAAGTGATGATGCCAGAGTAACAGTGGCAGCCAATCCAGAATCTCTTCCATCCCAGCCTTGAATATGAtaaaccaaacataaaaatgatTAGTGACATTATGATACGTCTATTTCCTTTTGTAATTATCAtcagaaaatgaaaggaaaaaaaaaacctaggagAATGGAAAGAAGACAACGTTCAAATTCTATTCCAGGTTGGTGAAACTTGCAATAAAGGCATGCTATCAATAGATAAACTAATTAAGCACATGTTTATATAAGTAATCATTACTCAACGAGAGCAGAAACATATTTAGAACATAAGAGGTTTCGGACACTCCCGTATGCTACCGTTCTCCAGACTACGCCTAGTCTGACAAATGTGGCCAAAGTCATGGGCAGAACATTCTAAATTATCCATGTTAAACATGCAATGTCAATGGTTTTACCTTCACCTCAACTCCAGAGttcaaaaaagagaaagaactgCCTTGAATTCTTTAATTAATCTTACTCTTATGTGGACCCAACACAAGTCTTGAAGTAAAGGAAGAAAATTAATATGCAAATATCAGTGCCATACTACAAGTGTTCATCGGGTCCTCGTGTTCAAATGTAACATCTACTGATGTAAATTATTTATGGACATAAACTCATAACAATCAGGCATTTGTAAATGCTGTGTGAAGCATCCAAAAGCTGGCATGAAACATTCAgcaaggtttttttctttctcttttcttgttttcttccatTGTATATTTCTTTGGTGACTTAATGCAGCTAAAACTGGTGGCAAGTGGACTCAGGCTTCCTGGAAGTCAGTGATCATCTCTAAACGAGCTAGCATtcaattgtttaaaatttagaaGCAAGGTTAATGCCTactagaaaaggaaaagaatagaAACTGCAGAATCACTCAACTATATATCATGAGAAGCAAATGATACTGCTAGAGACAGGAAAACACAATAATACTATATTCTGATCCATGATATCTGCTGTCTCCAGGGTAGAAGGTTTTAGGAAATAATTGAGAAAGCTCTATGTTTTTTTCACCTTAAATTCTTACCACTAAATCCAGCAGGCAAGTTACAAAGAACTTGGATACTCAAAGATGATGACCTCCCCCACTGCACTCAATTGCTTTCATTTAAAACTTGGATTGGCCTAGAACTTGGGTTATAAGTACTTCTTGTCCTTCTCCAATTCCATGGATATAAGAGAGAGAATCTCATACTCTCCACCAGAAATACTCAATCATAGTTCAAACAAAAGATTCTAACCAGAAGTCTACTCCACATTTTTGAACATTTGTAAACACTAATTGCACATTGACACTTTAGATGAGCAGAAAGAACTTTTATTGATTGTAGGAGATAAAAAGGTTATAAACTTAAAGCTTGAGGAAAATGACTAAACCCAGATTCCAACATATTAAGGGACCTGCATGAACAactataaagaatatttttacatGTTGGAAAAGCACATCTACTAAACCCAACAGAGGGGAAacaagcatgctatgtttattGTGAGAAGGTGAGTTTACAATTATATGATGCACATAGCAAGTGATGGTATCTTACCACATCGAGACAGCATTGCATAGAGCAAGATGCCTCCCATGGAGTGTCCAATAGCAAGCAATTTACCATCCTTTGGCTTGGTTAGGGCCCTTATATACTCCATCTTCAAGGATAAAGGTGAAGCTTATTAACATATGAGGAATATCCAAGAACTATTCCTACCCAAACTTCAATGATCATAGCAATAATATTGTGATTGAAAAAGTTAACTGCAGAGACAGAATAGTGCATATAGTGTCTCAGCAAGATAAAATGTCACCTCACCGCAGCAGGAACATCCTCTTCCAGGTAATTATCAAAGTCCCAGTCATACTTCACAATCAAGTCAAGCTGTTTCTGGAAATCTTCAATGATTGATGAAAGACGCTCCTGCAAGTCAAACAACTGCGGTGAAACAGATTTTTGACCTTCCTCGATAACATTAACAAGCCCTTGACTCAGATCCCTGAATTGACCAGCAATAGCTGAGTTCTGTCTTGCTTCCAACAAGCTCAAAAGCTTTCCCCTTATTTCATTCAT is a window encoding:
- the LOC7482855 gene encoding uncharacterized protein LOC7482855 isoform X1 produces the protein MATTSTIQSDIRSALHATNIIISNPSLILSRATSSSACWSFSPRPLISSHYRISTPESFRVRAFSTESTEPVVKVPDKPPICTADELHYVSVSNSDWRLALWRYHPSPQAPPRNHPLLLLSGVGTNAVGYDLSPGSSFARYMSDQGFETWILEVRGAGLSIQGSTPKDVHQSAHEVSEEMEAVAKSVTNGTLSVDQQPSNVPSPPSDSRVSLVEEDSHLAGIVSVWDESKLVTKLTEIFMRLSERLSGFLSESELKIMFAELVDQISKLLVDSQLSERMNEIRGKLLSLLEARQNSAIAGQFRDLSQGLVNVIEEGQKSVSPQLFDLQERLSSIIEDFQKQLDLIVKYDWDFDNYLEEDVPAAMEYIRALTKPKDGKLLAIGHSMGGILLYAMLSRCGWDGRDSGLAATVTLASSLDYTPSNSRLKLLLPLADPAQALNVPVVPLGAMLSAAYPLSTRPPYVLSWLNDFISARDMMHPELLEKLVLNNFCTIPAKLLLQLTTAFQNRGLCDRSGKFFYKEHLHKSNVPVLAIAGDQDLICPPEAVEETVRLFPEHLASYKVFGEPGGPHYAHYDLVGGRKAVEQVYPCIIEFLSRCDLT